In Sphingobium amiense, a genomic segment contains:
- a CDS encoding LysR family transcriptional regulator, whose amino-acid sequence MMERYLLRYFLAVVDHGSFNRAAAACNVSQPTLSVGIAKLERSLGAPLFLRAGQRTELTPAGSRLLGHARRIEAEFNLAQSAVAAETGEAGATLRIGILHSIPGDIVAQAVADRDPDESGRIEILYGSAQDLAGRLARGRIDAALSLVEGAGGRFAERAVATETYAIAIGATHRLGERRSVQAEDVASETMIVRRHCEALAATSRYFTERGVRPPFALRSTNDERVLQMVAAGLGLTVMPASYRFPGVARPRLTGFDATRTLGWLFGAQAGALRDAPAPLMQRIETLLTARLDKNAVQTS is encoded by the coding sequence ATGATGGAACGCTATCTGCTGCGCTATTTCCTCGCCGTGGTCGATCATGGCAGCTTCAACCGCGCCGCCGCCGCCTGCAACGTGTCGCAACCCACGCTGTCGGTCGGCATCGCCAAGCTGGAGCGGTCGCTGGGCGCGCCGCTGTTCCTGCGCGCGGGCCAGCGCACCGAACTGACGCCCGCCGGATCGCGGCTGCTCGGCCACGCCCGGCGGATCGAGGCGGAGTTCAACCTCGCCCAGAGCGCCGTCGCGGCGGAGACGGGGGAAGCGGGCGCGACCTTGCGCATCGGCATCCTGCACAGCATTCCCGGCGACATCGTCGCGCAGGCGGTCGCCGACCGCGATCCCGATGAAAGCGGGCGGATCGAGATTCTGTACGGATCGGCGCAGGATCTGGCGGGGCGGCTGGCGCGCGGGCGGATCGACGCGGCGCTTTCGCTCGTGGAGGGGGCGGGCGGCCGCTTTGCCGAACGGGCGGTCGCGACCGAAACCTATGCCATCGCCATCGGCGCAACCCATCGGCTTGGCGAACGGCGCAGCGTCCAGGCGGAGGATGTCGCGAGCGAGACGATGATCGTGCGCCGCCATTGCGAGGCGCTGGCCGCGACCAGCCGCTATTTTACCGAGCGCGGCGTCCGCCCGCCCTTCGCCCTGCGCTCCACCAATGACGAACGGGTGTTGCAGATGGTCGCGGCTGGCCTTGGCCTGACGGTCATGCCCGCCAGCTACCGCTTCCCCGGCGTCGCACGCCCGCGCCTCACCGGGTTCGATGCGACCCGCACCCTGGGCTGGCTGTTCGGTGCGCAGGCGGGCGCGTTGCGGGACGCGCCCGCGCCGCTGATGCAGCGGATCGAAACGCTGCTGACCGCACGATTGGACAAGAATGCTGTCCAAACATCTTGA
- a CDS encoding acetyl-CoA C-acyltransferase — protein sequence MTDDPIIIASYARTPMGGFQGALAGLKATDLGAAAVKAAVERAGVAADAVDRIYMGCVLPAGLGQAPARQAALGAGLGLNTEATTVNKMCGSGMQAAIMAYEALAAGTADVVIAGGMESMTNAPYALPKHRGGARIGHDRIVDTMMMDGLEDAYEPGKAMGVFAEEAVRDYQFTREQQDAYAIRSLERANAAIGSGAFAKEITPVTVKGRGGDTLVDTDEQPGKAKPEKIPSLKPAFAKDGTITAANASSISDGAAALVMTRASVAEKLGMKAVARVVATAAHAHEPSKFTTAPVPAMRKLLEKAGWAVGDVDLFEVNEAFAVVAMIAAKELGIPDDRINVNGGATALGHPIGASGARILATLIAALETRGGKRGVASLCIGGGEATAMAIELV from the coding sequence ATGACCGACGATCCGATCATCATCGCCAGCTATGCGCGCACGCCGATGGGCGGATTTCAGGGCGCGCTGGCGGGCCTCAAGGCGACCGATCTCGGCGCGGCGGCGGTGAAGGCTGCGGTCGAGCGGGCGGGCGTTGCCGCCGACGCGGTCGACCGCATCTATATGGGTTGCGTGCTGCCCGCCGGCCTCGGGCAGGCGCCCGCGCGGCAGGCGGCGCTGGGCGCGGGCCTCGGCCTCAACACGGAAGCAACGACCGTCAACAAGATGTGCGGATCGGGCATGCAGGCGGCGATCATGGCGTATGAGGCGCTGGCCGCCGGGACCGCCGACGTGGTGATCGCGGGCGGCATGGAAAGCATGACCAACGCGCCCTATGCCCTGCCCAAGCATCGCGGCGGCGCGCGCATCGGCCATGACCGCATCGTCGACACGATGATGATGGACGGGCTGGAGGACGCCTATGAACCCGGCAAGGCGATGGGCGTCTTCGCCGAGGAAGCGGTGCGCGATTATCAGTTCACGCGCGAACAGCAGGACGCCTACGCTATCCGCTCGCTCGAACGCGCCAATGCCGCCATCGGCAGCGGGGCGTTTGCGAAGGAAATCACGCCGGTGACGGTGAAGGGCCGGGGCGGCGATACGCTGGTCGACACCGACGAGCAGCCGGGCAAGGCGAAGCCGGAGAAGATCCCATCGCTCAAACCCGCCTTCGCGAAGGACGGCACCATCACCGCCGCCAACGCCTCCTCCATATCGGACGGCGCGGCGGCGCTGGTGATGACGCGCGCGAGCGTCGCGGAAAAGCTGGGCATGAAGGCCGTCGCCCGCGTGGTCGCTACCGCCGCGCATGCGCATGAGCCGTCGAAGTTCACCACCGCGCCGGTTCCCGCGATGCGCAAGCTGCTGGAGAAGGCCGGCTGGGCGGTCGGCGACGTCGATCTGTTCGAGGTCAACGAAGCCTTTGCCGTGGTGGCGATGATCGCGGCCAAGGAACTGGGCATCCCCGACGACAGGATCAACGTCAATGGCGGCGCGACCGCGCTCGGTCATCCCATCGGCGCGTCGGGCGCGCGCATCCTTGCGACGCTGA